CTACCACAAGGAAGTGGTGGAGCGGCTAGAGCGATCCGTCGAGCGATGCCGGACGACCGAAACCTGTCGGGCCAGTTTGATGGAGGAGCTTGCGAAGGTCGCCGATGAGCTGCTGATGGCGGACTCTCCGTTGCGGCGCCTCATTGTGAAGGGGGAGTGGTGAGGTGGAGCATCATTTCTACTGGGTGAGACTTGGTGATGTGCCGCAATGGCTGCTCGAGACGCCGACACGGGATTCGGGTGAGGCGTTTGATGAGCCTTGGATGTTCGCTGATGGTCGTGTGCTTGAAGAACCGGGGCGGATGAAGGCCCAGATTTCTACCCCAGGCGAGAAGCGCGCGTTCGTGTTCTCTGTAATAGAAAAGGCCCCCATTGCCAGCCAAGCCATCGCGAATGTCTTCAAAACACTGGCTCCCGATGAGGTCCAGCTTCTTCCGGTGTCGATAGAGGGGGAGTCCGAACGGTACTTCGTCGTGAACGCAACCAAGGTGGTTGATTGCATAGATGAGGCAGGGTGCCGGGAGGTGCAGCACTACCCCGAGGGCTCCTTCACTGAGTACGCGGGTGAGTACCGTTGGATCTACGGCTTGCGGATTGACCCCGCGAGGACGGAGGGCGAGCAGGTCTTCCGGCTGAAGAAGTTCAAGACAGCGTTCATCGTGTCGGAGGACATCAAGAACGCACTCGAACGCGTTGGGAATCTGGGAGTGTCGTTCGAGCGCGTGACGGGACCTCACGAGCCGAGGTAGTCGCTGGGACGTGACCTATACCGATCCTCCGTTCGCGTCGTTGCTACCCCGGGCTGCTTGCTGAAGGGGGGCGGGGCGCCATGCCCCCACGCGAGGAGCACGGCTCCACGGGCAAGCGTGTCACCGGAACGCATGGTCGAGGGGCATCCCGGGTGGACACGGGACACCCCGAGTCTTGAGGGCGTGCCGCCCCGTCAGGGCGCGGGCACGAACCGGTAGAGGGCGCTCTCGATATCGGACGTCAGGTAGATGGTCCCCGAGCGGCCCACGGCGACCCCCGTGGGGAGGTAGCCTGGCGGCAGGCCCTCGCTCTCGGGCAGACCGATGCGCAGGCCTCTCGCGATCACGGTGGAGCGCCCCGTGGCTGGATCGATGCGCACCAGCTGCTTGCGGCCCACCTCGGCGACGATCAGCCAACCGTCCGGATGCCGGGCGATGCCCTCGGGAGCCTTGAGGCCCTTGGCCACCGTGCGCCTGGCGCCGTCCGACAGGCGCACCCGGGTCACCTTCCCCGAGCGCACCTCGGTGACGTACACCCCCGGCTCCTCCGCCTCCGTGTCGGCCGCGAGGCCCACCGGCCCCTCCAGGCCCTCGGCGAGCACCGTGGTCCCCGCGGGCTCGGCGGCATCCACCCGCACGAGCCGGCCCGTGGAGGCCTCGGCGACGAGCAGCGTGCCATCGGGCAGCTCGAGCGCGCCCTGGACGCCATTGGTGTTGGGAATCGTCCGCAGGATGTCTCCCGTGGCCCGATCCAGCACCTGCACGCTGGCGAGATAGGCACTGCTGAGCACCACGTGCTTGGCGCCCAGGCTCACGTTCATCGGGAAGGTCATCCGGGTGGAGAGGGCCCGGGTCGTCTGGGTAATCCTTCCATCACGCCCACCCACCCGGCGAAGGGCATACACATCCGCCACGTAGAGCTGCTCCTCCTCGTCATCCGGCGCGACGGCGAGGCCGGAGGGCACGCTCAAGCGCGCCTCGACCACGGGCCGGATGGAGCCATCGGCGGGATTCACCACGTGGATGTCATTGTCCACCATGTTGGACACGTACACCTGGTCATCGGGGCCCACCACCAGGTTGTCGAGCCCGGTGGGCAGCTTCGCGACGACCTGCTTGTCTCCCGTGGCCACCCGGACGCGGACCAGCTCGCCCCGCGCCGAGTCGACCACGTAGAGGTTCTCGCGGCTGGAGTCGAAGTTGGCGGCGACCGGCATCGCGAAGCCCTCCGCCACGGTCTCGATGCTGCCCGTGTCCACGTCCACCCGGGCAATCTGCCCCTTGAGCAAGAGCGGGCCGTAGAGCTTGTCGTCC
Above is a window of Cystobacter fuscus DNA encoding:
- a CDS encoding imm11 family protein, which produces MEHHFYWVRLGDVPQWLLETPTRDSGEAFDEPWMFADGRVLEEPGRMKAQISTPGEKRAFVFSVIEKAPIASQAIANVFKTLAPDEVQLLPVSIEGESERYFVVNATKVVDCIDEAGCREVQHYPEGSFTEYAGEYRWIYGLRIDPARTEGEQVFRLKKFKTAFIVSEDIKNALERVGNLGVSFERVTGPHEPR
- a CDS encoding SMP-30/gluconolactonase/LRE family protein, with amino-acid sequence MHRFASKSLLASLLLGSSPSLAAPPPAYRQEVVVAGSPFQGVHGMALDGKGHLLASNLLGQTVHSIDLSSGAVSTLVGPPLGGADDVTLGPDGSIYWTGYFSGKLMKRTPDGTTRAIAKDLPGLNSLAFRRDGRFYVTQLGRADALWEMDPSGKKPPRQVISQPGFLNGFEFGPDDKLYGPLLLKGQIARVDVDTGSIETVAEGFAMPVAANFDSSRENLYVVDSARGELVRVRVATGDKQVVAKLPTGLDNLVVGPDDQVYVSNMVDNDIHVVNPADGSIRPVVEARLSVPSGLAVAPDDEEEQLYVADVYALRRVGGRDGRITQTTRALSTRMTFPMNVSLGAKHVVLSSAYLASVQVLDRATGDILRTIPNTNGVQGALELPDGTLLVAEASTGRLVRVDAAEPAGTTVLAEGLEGPVGLAADTEAEEPGVYVTEVRSGKVTRVRLSDGARRTVAKGLKAPEGIARHPDGWLIVAEVGRKQLVRIDPATGRSTVIARGLRIGLPESEGLPPGYLPTGVAVGRSGTIYLTSDIESALYRFVPAP